In Marispirochaeta aestuarii, the following proteins share a genomic window:
- a CDS encoding Na/Pi cotransporter family protein, translating into MSAIFQILNLLGGLGIFLIGMKSMSDGIHKRSGDKLKSLLGTLTTNRLMGVITGLAATCIVQSSSATTVILVSLVNAGLVNLQQSIGVIMGANIGTTLTAWIVSIFGFKVKITGFALPAVAIAIPFYFSRSEKRREIAEVLIGFGLLFLGLHLMKESVPDIGSSPQALAFLARFTSLGYLSIILFVLVGAVLTVILQSSSAAMALTLTMAYKGWIDFPIAAAIVLGENIGTTITAFLASLPMKAEAKRSARAHMVFNLVGVTWMLIIFFPFVDFIEKLVPGLSSESSMIPLHLSAFHSFFNIANTLLLIWFVPLIAELVKRMVKDDEIRPGYGAYRFVAVPSNIPDAVESNLISVHAEAARMARETWSMMSQIQLAARDFSRIDEVEMEMGDLEKYLDDMQEELTDFLTDCMRDSLSNYQARNIQALQRVVYELESISDSAYSIAMLIKKLKEGELQLHKKGPEEIAEYAGRVLDFLKFNADNLGKSIRDYDLEAALRLEEAIDEMRDQLNKISWRKMAKKKRSELKGELIFRDIVRHLEHIGDYSLNISQALRQVE; encoded by the coding sequence ATGTCTGCGATTTTTCAGATACTGAATCTTTTGGGAGGGCTCGGCATATTCCTGATCGGTATGAAGTCCATGAGCGATGGAATTCACAAACGGTCCGGGGATAAGCTGAAGTCCCTGTTGGGTACCCTTACGACCAACAGGTTGATGGGGGTTATTACCGGACTGGCGGCGACCTGTATTGTTCAGTCCTCTTCCGCAACGACGGTTATTCTTGTCAGCCTCGTTAATGCCGGACTTGTAAACCTGCAACAGTCCATCGGGGTGATTATGGGCGCCAATATCGGAACCACCCTCACCGCCTGGATTGTTTCGATCTTTGGTTTCAAGGTCAAAATTACGGGTTTTGCCCTTCCTGCGGTGGCGATCGCCATTCCCTTCTATTTCAGCCGTTCCGAAAAACGGCGGGAAATTGCGGAGGTCCTGATCGGCTTCGGACTGCTTTTTCTGGGCCTGCACTTGATGAAAGAGTCGGTCCCCGATATCGGGAGCAGTCCGCAGGCCCTGGCCTTTCTTGCCCGTTTTACCTCCCTGGGGTATCTTTCCATTATCCTCTTTGTTCTGGTAGGAGCCGTGCTTACGGTAATCCTTCAGTCCTCTTCGGCGGCCATGGCACTGACCCTTACCATGGCTTACAAGGGCTGGATCGATTTTCCGATTGCCGCCGCCATTGTTCTCGGCGAGAATATCGGAACAACCATCACGGCATTTCTTGCCTCTCTTCCCATGAAAGCAGAAGCGAAGCGATCCGCCCGGGCACACATGGTATTCAACCTGGTCGGCGTGACCTGGATGCTGATTATATTCTTTCCGTTCGTCGATTTTATCGAGAAGCTCGTACCTGGACTCTCCTCGGAAAGCAGCATGATTCCTCTGCACCTATCGGCTTTTCATTCCTTCTTCAACATTGCAAATACCCTGCTGCTGATCTGGTTTGTCCCCCTGATTGCCGAACTCGTCAAACGCATGGTAAAGGACGACGAAATCCGGCCCGGATACGGGGCGTACCGTTTTGTCGCGGTTCCTTCCAACATTCCTGATGCGGTTGAATCAAACCTGATCAGCGTTCACGCAGAAGCTGCCAGAATGGCCCGGGAGACCTGGTCAATGATGTCGCAGATTCAGCTGGCAGCCAGGGATTTCTCCCGGATCGATGAGGTGGAAATGGAGATGGGCGACCTGGAAAAATATCTGGATGATATGCAGGAAGAGCTGACGGATTTTCTTACCGATTGCATGCGGGATTCCTTGAGCAACTACCAGGCGCGGAATATTCAGGCCCTGCAGAGGGTGGTCTACGAACTAGAGAGCATCTCGGACTCCGCCTACAGCATTGCCATGTTGATAAAAAAACTGAAAGAGGGAGAACTTCAGCTTCATAAAAAAGGTCCCGAAGAGATCGCCGAGTATGCCGGAAGAGTTCTGGACTTCCTTAAGTTCAATGCCGACAATCTGGGAAAGTCGATCCGGGATTACGATCTGGAGGCTGCCCTGCGCTTGGAGGAAGCCATAGACGAAATGCGGGACCAGCTGAACAAGATTTCCTGGCGGAAAATGGCCAAGAAGAAACGTTCTGAACTTAAGGGAGAGCTGATTTTCCGGGATATTGTGCGACACCTCGAACATATCGGGGACTACAGCCTTAATATAAGTCAGGCTCTGCGGCAGGTGGAGTAA
- a CDS encoding type 2 periplasmic-binding domain-containing protein has translation MKTKALVVSAVILCFSVLVSAEGAREGTGNSSPILQREVRLIISGNAGSTQDQLIRAVLPVLEDSLPFPVLVEYGIDSSRSPGDRYSWIAGNISKHVDKPSPDVHVFVAFEIPVVLAASPVSPVVSFPDIFLIPRDSSFLECPVTPGAMRRESTASQKLSHIHFRETEPVSALKAAIEARVPMMAALSVELTEVLRTGKLKALATFSSSPLRIEGYGTVPPVAYWEKGYSPKPDYFGILLPDTVSPEILEMLTEIWMKDIGGSGDLRAYAAERGLIFNPVVNPGETGTPSPR, from the coding sequence ATGAAAACAAAAGCCCTGGTAGTATCGGCCGTGATCCTCTGTTTCAGTGTGCTTGTAAGCGCCGAGGGAGCCCGGGAGGGTACTGGAAACTCCTCCCCAATATTACAGCGGGAAGTGCGCCTGATAATCTCCGGAAATGCAGGAAGTACCCAGGACCAGCTGATAAGAGCCGTCCTGCCTGTTCTGGAAGACAGCCTTCCCTTTCCCGTTCTGGTGGAATACGGAATCGATTCGTCCCGCTCTCCAGGGGATCGGTACAGCTGGATAGCCGGAAACATCAGCAAGCATGTAGATAAACCGTCACCGGATGTGCATGTATTTGTTGCCTTTGAGATACCGGTTGTACTGGCCGCCTCTCCGGTATCTCCCGTGGTCAGTTTTCCGGATATTTTTCTCATCCCGCGGGATTCCTCCTTTCTTGAGTGCCCGGTAACACCCGGAGCCATGAGAAGAGAAAGCACTGCATCCCAGAAGCTCAGCCATATCCACTTCAGGGAAACGGAACCTGTCTCCGCCCTGAAAGCTGCAATCGAAGCACGGGTCCCCATGATGGCCGCCCTATCGGTGGAGCTGACCGAAGTTCTTCGAACCGGAAAGCTGAAGGCCCTCGCGACCTTCTCCTCCTCTCCCTTGCGGATAGAAGGCTACGGAACGGTCCCTCCCGTGGCTTACTGGGAGAAAGGCTATTCGCCGAAACCGGACTATTTTGGTATATTATTACCCGATACTGTGTCGCCGGAAATTCTGGAGATGCTTACAGAAATCTGGATGAAGGATATCGGTGGTTCCGGGGACTTACGGGCCTACGCCGCTGAAAGAGGTCTCATTTTCAATCCCGTGGTAAACCCTGGAGAGACCGGCACGCCTTCCCCGCGGTAA
- a CDS encoding ArsR/SmtB family transcription factor: protein MDRHYDEFSRFFKALGDPSRLQLVHILLQSEGSLSVSALGEQVSIGQSTVSQHLRILKDAGVIRAERRGASIFYQVDRPRLREMGHRFQALFGSLLFEGEATPF, encoded by the coding sequence ATGGACCGGCACTACGATGAATTTTCACGTTTTTTCAAAGCCCTGGGAGATCCCAGCCGGCTCCAGCTGGTGCATATTCTGCTCCAGTCTGAAGGCAGCCTCAGCGTCAGCGCCCTGGGGGAGCAGGTCAGCATAGGCCAGTCGACCGTAAGTCAGCACCTGCGGATACTGAAGGACGCCGGAGTCATCCGGGCGGAGCGCCGCGGGGCATCGATCTTTTATCAGGTAGATCGGCCCCGTCTGCGCGAAATGGGACACCGGTTCCAGGCCCTATTCGGTTCACTCCTCTTCGAAGGGGAGGCTACTCCATTTTAA
- the pheT gene encoding phenylalanine--tRNA ligase subunit beta produces the protein MKISMDWIHDYVELPAMSSHDLAERFTLSTCEVEEVLESGKVLEETYVATITGIEPHPDADKLQLVSFDAGAAGRGRVVCGAPNCAIGMKVPYAPVGTTLPLGFTLEPKKIRGILSEGMLCAEDELGLSDSHEGLMELDGGAVIGMTMAEYLDSTPTVVLDIDNKSITHRPDLWGHYGMAREFAAAFQVPLKRPFNPEWRREMLSRFGTGKSPVSVTVHPDSYCRAYYGYTVKGVTVGESPQWMQKRLLDCGLRPINSIVDISNYVMLEMGQPNHIFDKKSIEKGSIIVRQVGREEEFITLDEQTRRLEAEDTVIADGVKPLVIAGIMGGLNSGVTENTTEVFVEVANFVDAGIRKSSTRIGLRTDSSLRYEKSLDPMMLEPTALRILELLLELNPGAEVEGKLEYDGIDLSEIQTPVIDLKHSKIESLLGCTLEKSRVQEILEALDFGVSGTAEGFSVSVPSFRATKDVECDADLIEEIGRMYGYNAIPAQPPKWKIEAVRLPNPKRLERSIQDFMVLHGNAHEVITYPLIGEALLEKVGWPEKNENLQLANALSKEMGRMRPSLVPGFLEAAADNSRHYNRFAMFEIGRGYSSDDEGFSRERNLFAAAFYDRQVSRFMDAANTADRLMNYLRLPGRLVELKEEKSGKGNKLPNPAIPRDWQGIHPFESLDIHIKGKPAGMITTVHPLTMREFKAKGYCTLIVLDLSLFEEDSRPDKTVYKPLPRFPHSVFDFTVIAGPDDRAADILRAAEKAGIKELSGCSVADVFDMGAGRRAITVRATFFDPEKTLSGDFLEQAQKQLITATEKAGYPLKME, from the coding sequence GTGAAGATTTCCATGGACTGGATTCATGATTATGTAGAACTGCCGGCGATGAGTTCTCACGATCTTGCCGAGCGCTTTACCCTCAGTACCTGCGAGGTTGAGGAGGTTCTTGAAAGCGGCAAGGTTCTGGAAGAAACCTATGTGGCGACGATTACCGGTATCGAACCCCACCCCGACGCGGACAAGCTCCAGCTGGTATCCTTCGATGCGGGCGCCGCAGGCAGGGGTCGGGTTGTATGCGGTGCGCCCAACTGCGCCATCGGCATGAAGGTCCCCTATGCGCCCGTCGGCACGACCCTGCCCCTGGGGTTTACCCTGGAGCCCAAGAAGATCCGGGGGATCCTTTCGGAGGGAATGCTCTGCGCCGAGGACGAGCTGGGACTCTCGGACAGCCATGAAGGACTGATGGAACTCGACGGCGGGGCGGTAATCGGCATGACCATGGCAGAATACCTGGATTCAACGCCAACGGTGGTACTTGATATCGACAACAAGTCCATAACCCACCGTCCGGACCTATGGGGTCACTACGGAATGGCACGGGAGTTTGCCGCAGCTTTTCAGGTACCCCTCAAGCGTCCCTTTAATCCTGAATGGCGCAGGGAGATGCTCTCCCGCTTCGGAACAGGAAAATCCCCGGTCAGCGTTACTGTACATCCCGACTCCTACTGCAGGGCCTACTATGGATACACCGTAAAAGGGGTCACCGTGGGAGAGAGTCCCCAATGGATGCAGAAGCGGCTGCTGGACTGCGGCCTGCGCCCCATCAACAGTATCGTCGATATTTCGAACTATGTAATGCTGGAGATGGGACAGCCGAACCATATCTTCGACAAAAAGAGCATAGAGAAAGGCAGCATTATTGTGCGACAAGTCGGCAGGGAGGAGGAGTTTATCACCCTGGACGAGCAGACCCGCCGTCTCGAGGCGGAGGACACTGTGATTGCCGACGGGGTGAAGCCTCTGGTTATCGCCGGCATCATGGGGGGCTTGAACAGCGGAGTCACGGAGAATACCACCGAAGTCTTCGTCGAGGTGGCCAACTTTGTGGATGCGGGAATACGGAAGAGTTCCACCCGAATCGGCCTCAGGACCGATTCCTCCCTTCGCTACGAAAAGAGTCTGGATCCGATGATGCTGGAGCCAACAGCCCTGCGAATTCTCGAACTTCTGCTGGAACTTAATCCCGGCGCCGAGGTGGAGGGAAAGCTGGAATACGATGGGATCGATCTTTCGGAAATACAGACGCCTGTGATCGATCTCAAGCACAGCAAGATTGAGTCACTGCTGGGCTGTACCCTGGAGAAGTCCCGGGTACAGGAGATCCTGGAGGCCCTGGACTTCGGTGTCAGCGGAACAGCGGAAGGCTTCTCAGTCAGCGTTCCCAGCTTCCGGGCAACGAAGGATGTGGAGTGCGATGCGGATCTGATAGAAGAGATCGGCCGAATGTACGGTTACAACGCCATTCCCGCCCAGCCGCCGAAATGGAAGATAGAGGCTGTGCGCCTGCCGAATCCGAAACGTCTGGAACGTTCGATTCAGGACTTCATGGTGCTCCACGGGAACGCCCATGAGGTCATTACCTATCCCCTGATCGGAGAAGCCCTGCTGGAGAAGGTCGGATGGCCTGAGAAGAATGAGAATCTGCAGCTCGCCAATGCCCTGAGCAAGGAAATGGGCCGCATGCGCCCCAGCCTGGTTCCGGGCTTTCTGGAAGCCGCCGCAGACAACAGCAGGCACTACAACCGTTTCGCCATGTTCGAGATAGGCCGGGGCTATTCCTCAGATGATGAGGGTTTCTCCCGGGAACGGAACCTCTTTGCGGCGGCATTCTACGACCGTCAGGTATCCCGCTTTATGGATGCCGCCAATACCGCCGATCGCCTGATGAACTACCTGAGGCTCCCCGGCCGGCTGGTGGAGCTGAAGGAAGAAAAGAGCGGAAAGGGAAACAAACTTCCCAATCCGGCGATACCCCGGGACTGGCAGGGGATTCACCCTTTTGAGAGCCTGGATATCCATATAAAGGGGAAACCCGCGGGGATGATTACCACGGTGCACCCTCTTACCATGCGGGAATTCAAGGCTAAGGGCTACTGCACTCTGATCGTGCTGGACCTTTCTCTGTTCGAGGAGGATTCACGGCCCGACAAGACGGTCTACAAACCCCTTCCCCGCTTTCCCCATTCTGTGTTCGACTTTACCGTCATAGCCGGACCGGATGACCGGGCCGCGGACATTCTGCGTGCCGCGGAAAAGGCCGGGATTAAGGAACTCAGCGGTTGTTCGGTGGCTGATGTCTTTGATATGGGAGCGGGCCGTCGGGCGATTACCGTACGGGCGACCTTTTTTGATCCGGAAAAGACCCTGAGCGGGGATTTTCTCGAACAGGCCCAGAAACAGCTTATCACGGCAACAGAGAAGGCGGGCTATCCCCTTAAAATGGAGTAG
- the pheS gene encoding phenylalanine--tRNA ligase subunit alpha, protein MEERLESLYAEFSREIGAVSTGAEVATIKAEYLGKKGRLNEILKSLKDATPEERKTLGPLSNELKQKILSEIDEAAVRIEREEIDRRLASERQDISLLDSLRDRGLGSAGYHPLTAIGREVEDIFISMGFDILDGPHIESDYYNFEALNIPANHPARDMQDTFWFSDMHHLLRTHTSPIQVRGMEKHRPPFKFVGPGEVFRNEAIDASHEAAFRQIEGMMVGEGVSVAHLVHFLKTLLSEIFHKELEVRLRPGYFPFVEPGFELDYKCLLCGGKGCSVCKQVGWVEALGCGMVHPRVLRYGNIDPDLYSGFAFGMGWDRLVMMRYGIDNIRHLRSGDLRFVSQFKAY, encoded by the coding sequence ATGGAGGAACGCTTAGAAAGTCTGTACGCCGAGTTTTCCCGCGAAATCGGCGCTGTCTCTACCGGTGCCGAGGTGGCCACCATCAAAGCGGAGTACCTTGGCAAAAAGGGCAGGCTCAACGAGATTCTGAAAAGCCTCAAGGATGCGACCCCGGAAGAGCGGAAAACCCTGGGTCCCCTTTCCAACGAACTTAAGCAGAAGATCCTTTCGGAAATTGATGAGGCCGCTGTCCGGATCGAACGGGAAGAGATCGACCGCAGGCTGGCATCGGAACGGCAGGACATTTCGCTGCTGGATTCCCTCCGCGACCGGGGCCTCGGCAGCGCCGGATACCACCCTCTCACCGCCATCGGGCGGGAAGTGGAGGACATCTTTATCTCCATGGGATTCGATATACTCGACGGTCCCCACATCGAAAGCGACTACTATAACTTCGAGGCCCTGAATATTCCCGCCAATCATCCCGCCCGGGATATGCAGGACACCTTCTGGTTTTCCGATATGCACCACCTGCTGAGGACCCATACCTCTCCGATCCAGGTGCGGGGAATGGAAAAACACCGGCCACCTTTCAAGTTTGTCGGTCCCGGGGAGGTCTTTCGGAACGAGGCCATCGACGCCTCCCACGAGGCGGCCTTCCGGCAGATAGAGGGGATGATGGTTGGAGAAGGGGTCTCGGTAGCTCACCTGGTCCATTTTCTCAAGACTCTGCTCTCGGAGATTTTCCATAAAGAACTCGAGGTGCGGCTGCGTCCCGGGTACTTTCCCTTTGTTGAGCCCGGCTTTGAGCTGGATTACAAGTGTCTGCTCTGCGGCGGCAAGGGCTGCTCTGTCTGCAAGCAGGTTGGATGGGTCGAGGCCCTGGGCTGCGGTATGGTGCATCCCCGGGTGCTGCGCTACGGCAACATCGATCCGGATCTTTACTCCGGTTTCGCCTTCGGAATGGGCTGGGACCGTCTGGTTATGATGCGCTACGGCATCGACAACATTCGCCATCTGCGTTCTGGGGACCTGCGCTTCGTCTCCCAGTTCAAGGCTTACTAG
- a CDS encoding patatin-like phospholipase family protein codes for MANKKNTYCLVLGGGGGRGAYEIGVWRALRELGIGFHAVAGTSVGALNAAFVAQNDYEGAMELFSFATIRDIADVPEKFLKDGRINRDLNNLRRLSSYVLSRRGLDTSPMKKLINHYLREETIRKSGIDFGLVTFDLSQFRPRHLFLEDIPDGQLADYLLASASYPLFRSPVIDQSKLTDGGVADNMPYNMMKERGYRRIITVNLSGVGRTRRPQTENTQTVYLKNSQPLEGALEICPENSRRAMDLGYLDTLQSFEEIDGIRYFIQNDLPLFRSLEEHFFNERNLPLMRSAAKGLIKTEKGAPSKPEHLVRKLLPRDLAKYRFPVIPAIECTAICLGIPREPLYSLPELIRLIREEEQKLGSIEPFTEQENFPGLVRRLRGELDSLKTAGLLQLPPARYVTALRTVTGMSDGNFAVRMLHPLFPELPVANLMLRIIQSSTGFFY; via the coding sequence ATGGCGAACAAAAAGAATACGTATTGCCTGGTCCTCGGCGGAGGCGGCGGCCGGGGTGCCTATGAAATCGGGGTCTGGCGGGCCCTGCGGGAACTGGGCATTGGTTTTCACGCTGTAGCGGGGACCTCTGTCGGGGCCCTGAATGCCGCCTTCGTTGCCCAGAACGATTACGAAGGAGCCATGGAGCTTTTCTCCTTTGCCACCATCAGGGACATTGCGGACGTTCCGGAGAAATTTCTCAAGGACGGCAGGATCAATCGTGATCTGAACAATCTTCGTCGTCTCAGCAGTTATGTTCTGTCCCGACGGGGACTTGATACATCCCCCATGAAAAAGCTCATTAATCACTATCTCCGGGAAGAGACGATCAGAAAGTCCGGGATCGATTTTGGCCTTGTTACCTTCGATCTGTCACAATTCAGACCCCGGCATCTCTTTCTCGAAGACATACCGGACGGTCAGCTGGCTGACTATCTCCTTGCCAGCGCTTCCTACCCCCTGTTCCGCAGTCCCGTTATTGACCAGTCAAAACTGACCGACGGTGGCGTAGCCGACAATATGCCCTACAACATGATGAAGGAACGGGGTTACCGGCGCATCATTACTGTCAACCTGTCCGGAGTGGGACGTACCAGGCGTCCCCAGACGGAAAACACCCAGACCGTATACCTGAAAAACTCCCAGCCCCTGGAGGGAGCCCTGGAAATCTGTCCGGAAAATTCCCGCAGGGCAATGGATCTTGGATACCTGGATACGCTGCAGAGCTTCGAGGAGATAGACGGCATACGCTACTTTATTCAGAACGACCTGCCTCTCTTCCGCTCCCTGGAGGAGCATTTCTTTAACGAGAGGAACCTCCCCTTGATGCGATCCGCTGCCAAAGGGCTGATAAAAACGGAAAAAGGCGCCCCGTCGAAACCTGAACACCTGGTGCGGAAGCTCCTGCCCAGGGACCTGGCAAAATACCGCTTCCCGGTGATTCCTGCCATCGAATGTACCGCCATCTGTCTGGGAATTCCCCGGGAACCCCTCTATTCCCTGCCTGAACTTATCCGGCTTATCAGGGAAGAGGAACAGAAGCTCGGTAGCATCGAACCCTTTACTGAACAGGAGAATTTTCCGGGACTTGTCCGGCGTCTGCGCGGTGAACTTGATTCCCTGAAAACCGCAGGGCTTCTGCAACTGCCCCCCGCACGTTACGTAACGGCTCTTCGAACAGTTACAGGCATGAGCGACGGGAACTTCGCCGTGCGAATGCTGCACCCCCTGTTCCCGGAGCTTCCCGTCGCGAATCTGATGCTCCGTATTATCCAAAGCAGTACCGGTTTTTTCTATTGA
- a CDS encoding BMP family lipoprotein: protein MKKILVSVIAIALIFTLVTSCSKKEEGAAAVDQAMKVGMVTDAGTIDDKSFNQGTWEGIQAAQEDMPIDIKYLKPTGTTEADYLKEIGNLYDAGYKFVVTPGFKFETAIYQAQQKYTDAKFVLLDGVPHPGDYNTEVGPNTVSIFFAEHESGFLAGVATALELNEGEVAFIGGMEIPPVQKFNWGFQQGVTYANENLGTSISINPDNVVYQGSFDNVAAGQQLAAQMFEKGVDAIFCAAGGVGVGAINEAKARAKSGEKVWIVGVDVNQYTEGIYEGEKSVILTSAMKRIDQAAYDMIKAEIDGNFPGGQILTLDATNNGVGIPEENPNLSADTQSQMDEVFSDLQAGKITVSAEQGSLIK, encoded by the coding sequence ATGAAAAAGATTTTAGTATCTGTCATCGCCATCGCTCTTATTTTCACCCTTGTTACCTCGTGTTCCAAGAAGGAAGAAGGCGCCGCGGCAGTGGATCAGGCCATGAAAGTCGGAATGGTGACCGACGCCGGAACAATCGACGACAAATCCTTCAATCAGGGTACCTGGGAAGGTATTCAGGCAGCCCAGGAGGACATGCCCATCGACATCAAGTACCTTAAACCCACCGGTACTACCGAAGCGGATTATCTCAAGGAAATCGGGAACCTCTACGACGCGGGTTACAAGTTTGTTGTTACCCCGGGGTTCAAGTTTGAAACCGCCATCTACCAGGCTCAGCAGAAATATACCGACGCGAAATTCGTCCTACTGGACGGCGTTCCCCACCCCGGCGATTACAACACGGAGGTCGGTCCCAACACGGTATCCATCTTCTTTGCAGAGCACGAGTCAGGATTTCTCGCGGGAGTTGCCACAGCGCTGGAACTCAATGAAGGCGAGGTCGCCTTTATCGGCGGTATGGAGATTCCCCCGGTCCAGAAATTCAACTGGGGATTCCAGCAGGGTGTTACCTACGCCAACGAAAACCTCGGAACATCCATCAGCATCAATCCGGACAATGTCGTCTACCAGGGCTCCTTCGACAATGTAGCCGCGGGACAGCAGCTGGCCGCCCAGATGTTTGAGAAAGGTGTTGACGCAATATTCTGCGCCGCCGGCGGCGTCGGCGTCGGAGCCATCAACGAAGCAAAGGCCAGGGCCAAGTCCGGTGAAAAGGTCTGGATTGTCGGCGTAGACGTAAATCAGTATACCGAAGGAATCTACGAGGGCGAGAAGTCGGTTATTCTGACCTCGGCCATGAAGCGGATTGACCAGGCGGCCTACGACATGATCAAGGCTGAAATAGACGGGAACTTCCCGGGTGGACAGATCCTGACCCTCGACGCAACCAACAACGGAGTCGGAATCCCCGAGGAGAATCCCAACCTCTCCGCCGATACCCAGTCACAGATGGACGAAGTTTTCTCTGACCTGCAGGCTGGAAAAATAACCGTATCCGCAGAGCAGGGCTCTCTGATTAAATAA
- a CDS encoding ABC transporter ATP-binding protein, producing MEHVVEMVNIRKEFPGIVANDRVSIDLRKGEILALLGENGAGKSTLMSILFGLYRPDEGFIKVRGKEVQITNPTQASALGIGMVHQHFKLVHNFTITENIVLGMEPRKGLSLDLASAAKRIRELSRHYGLNVDPDAIIEDVSVGMQQRVEILKMLYRDAEVLIFDEPTSVLTPQEIQDLMEIMRNLIREGKSIILITHKLKEIKAIADRCTVIRRGKVIGTVDVKSTSESEMARMMVGREVSFTVDKEKREPGELILEIEDLSVRSGRNILGVKNFSLQVRAGEILGLAGVDGNGQTELVEALTGLRSIESGRILLKGKDISSDGIHQRIRAGIAHIPEDRQKRGLVLDYSVEDNLVLETHSNEPFAKHGFLQREPIRKHARKIMEDFDVRAGEGAVTRARALSGGNQQKAIVGREIDLDPDLLIAVQPTRGLDVGSIEYIHRRLVEQRDRGKAVLLVSLELDEILDLSDRIAIISRGELTGIVRADETDENEVGLMMAGVRQGESA from the coding sequence ATGGAACATGTTGTCGAAATGGTGAATATCCGCAAGGAGTTTCCCGGTATTGTTGCCAATGACCGAGTCTCGATAGATCTCAGAAAAGGAGAAATTCTGGCCCTTCTGGGGGAAAACGGGGCCGGTAAATCGACCCTCATGAGTATTCTTTTCGGCCTCTACAGGCCGGATGAGGGGTTCATCAAGGTCCGGGGAAAGGAGGTACAGATTACCAACCCCACCCAGGCCAGTGCCCTGGGAATTGGTATGGTACACCAGCATTTCAAACTGGTTCACAACTTCACCATCACCGAAAATATCGTTCTCGGTATGGAACCCAGGAAAGGACTCAGCCTCGATCTGGCATCCGCGGCAAAGCGGATTCGCGAACTGTCCCGGCACTACGGACTCAACGTCGATCCCGATGCGATTATCGAGGATGTCTCCGTAGGAATGCAGCAGCGTGTTGAGATTCTGAAAATGCTCTACCGGGACGCTGAGGTCCTGATCTTCGATGAACCCACCTCCGTCCTGACGCCCCAGGAAATTCAGGACCTGATGGAGATAATGCGGAACCTGATCAGGGAGGGTAAATCGATTATCCTGATTACCCATAAACTGAAGGAGATCAAGGCAATAGCCGACCGTTGTACCGTAATCCGCCGGGGCAAGGTAATCGGTACCGTGGATGTCAAATCCACCAGCGAATCGGAAATGGCCCGCATGATGGTCGGCCGGGAGGTCTCCTTCACTGTGGATAAGGAAAAACGCGAGCCCGGCGAGCTGATTCTGGAGATAGAGGACCTTTCGGTCCGGAGCGGACGGAATATCCTTGGGGTCAAGAATTTTTCCCTGCAGGTCAGGGCCGGAGAGATCCTCGGACTGGCCGGGGTGGACGGCAACGGACAGACCGAACTTGTGGAGGCCCTGACCGGACTTCGGAGCATAGAGAGCGGACGGATCCTGCTGAAAGGAAAGGACATAAGTTCCGACGGTATCCATCAGCGGATACGGGCGGGGATAGCCCATATCCCGGAGGACCGGCAGAAGCGCGGCCTGGTCCTGGATTACAGTGTCGAAGACAATCTTGTTTTGGAAACCCACAGCAATGAGCCCTTTGCAAAACACGGTTTTCTCCAGCGTGAACCGATCCGGAAACACGCCCGGAAGATCATGGAAGACTTCGACGTCCGGGCAGGAGAAGGTGCCGTCACCAGAGCCCGGGCACTTTCGGGAGGAAATCAGCAGAAGGCCATTGTCGGCCGGGAGATAGACCTGGATCCGGATCTGCTGATTGCCGTACAGCCCACCAGGGGTCTGGATGTCGGATCCATCGAATACATTCACCGCCGGCTGGTCGAACAGCGGGACAGGGGCAAAGCAGTACTCCTCGTGTCCCTGGAACTGGATGAAATCCTGGACCTTTCGGACAGAATCGCCATTATCAGCCGGGGTGAACTGACAGGGATTGTCCGGGCCGACGAAACAGACGAAAACGAGGTGGGCCTCATGATGGCCGGAGTCAGGCAGGGAGAATCGGCATGA